The Methanohalophilus portucalensis genome window below encodes:
- a CDS encoding DUF7847 domain-containing protein — translation MENINTVLRKGFQTWTHNLNICIPFFLNIFAGIFAMFVLFMVAVIIFVMPAMQDITTDPTNINPEMAFGVLTAAFYENMGLFILLFITAFVVSTLISSYFYGGAIGMAKKALEDGSTSINEMFTSGKKNLINLFLTRFIVMLIMLAGIIFVVPGILAIGDLSILMQNPEEALSGTLILVFGIFAWIFYAIVVKLIFTFAEYALVVGGLEPLEALEEGFSFFMNNKLDTVILWLVLIGLSILTGVAGEVLSSIEILSTFWSFADFVLSFAVIQPLTVLWWTRMYLSGKSTQFYDIDDYLKFQR, via the coding sequence ATGGAAAATATAAATACGGTTCTGAGAAAAGGTTTTCAGACCTGGACACATAATCTCAATATTTGCATCCCCTTCTTTTTGAACATATTTGCAGGCATATTTGCAATGTTTGTTCTTTTCATGGTTGCGGTCATCATATTTGTTATGCCTGCAATGCAGGATATTACAACAGACCCCACAAATATCAATCCTGAAATGGCATTTGGAGTCCTCACAGCTGCCTTTTATGAAAATATGGGATTGTTCATACTCCTGTTTATCACAGCATTTGTAGTATCCACCCTGATAAGTTCCTATTTTTACGGCGGAGCCATAGGAATGGCAAAAAAAGCACTTGAAGACGGCTCCACCAGTATCAATGAGATGTTTACATCAGGAAAAAAGAACCTTATCAACCTCTTCCTTACCAGGTTCATAGTAATGCTGATTATGCTCGCAGGAATAATCTTCGTGGTACCTGGAATACTGGCAATTGGAGACCTGAGCATATTGATGCAAAACCCTGAAGAAGCACTCTCTGGAACATTAATCCTTGTTTTTGGGATATTTGCCTGGATATTCTATGCAATCGTAGTCAAACTGATCTTTACTTTTGCAGAATATGCACTGGTTGTTGGTGGACTGGAACCCCTGGAAGCCCTGGAAGAAGGTTTTTCATTTTTCATGAACAATAAACTTGATACAGTTATACTCTGGCTGGTTCTGATTGGCCTGTCAATACTCACCGGAGTAGCCGGGGAAGTCCTGAGTTCCATAGAAATACTCAGTACATTCTGGTCATTTGCCGATTTTGTCCTGTCCTTTGCAGTAATTCAGCCCC
- a CDS encoding DUF523 domain-containing protein: MDAENDKIMVVSHCLLNPESRLAGIKNPGKFSPGNNNVIQLPCPELIYFGSSRREITRDQLIHSAYRKFCRQLFAPFADMLEEFYRRGFSVEFVGVGKSPSCAADLTTVSGPAGRVSNFTHEHAAGRGVFFEEIEMELVRRGICYSMQDCHKQ; this comes from the coding sequence ATGGATGCCGAAAATGATAAAATCATGGTAGTTTCTCACTGTCTTCTCAACCCTGAGTCGCGTCTGGCAGGTATTAAAAATCCGGGAAAATTTTCTCCTGGAAATAATAATGTAATCCAGCTTCCCTGTCCGGAACTGATTTATTTTGGTTCAAGCCGCCGGGAAATTACCAGGGACCAGTTAATTCATTCGGCCTACAGAAAATTCTGCAGACAATTATTCGCCCCCTTTGCAGATATGCTCGAGGAATTTTATCGCAGGGGCTTTTCAGTTGAATTTGTGGGAGTAGGAAAAAGCCCCTCCTGTGCTGCAGATCTCACTACAGTGAGTGGTCCTGCCGGCAGGGTGTCAAACTTTACACATGAACATGCCGCTGGCAGGGGTGTTTTTTTTGAAGAAATCGAGATGGAACTTGTCAGGCGTGGAATATGCTATAGTATGCAGGATTGCCACAAACAGTAA
- a CDS encoding sodium-translocating pyrophosphatase yields MQDIIYLAPLAGIVSLVFAAFFATRILKEGTGNERMQEIATAIQEGAMAYLNRQYKTVAIVAVILAFLIYVLLEENSGKIAIGFIVGAISSAAAGYIGMNVSIRANVRTANAASEGLKKAMQVAVHGGAVSGFAVVGLALLGTSVFYIMFGDVDQIIGFAFGASLISLFARVGGGIYTKAADVGADLVGKVEAGIPEDDPRNAGVIADNVGDNVGDCAGMGADLFETYVVTVIAAMLLGTQILQTYPNAVIYPLILGAVAVFASIISIFFIRIGNDNKIMKALYKGVAVSAILCLVAFYFVTDMLIGNINIYYASLVGVVIMVLMVLFTEYYTSTSYRPVKKVAEASETGAGTNVISGLAMGLESTALPVLIIVGGILGSFFVAGGAADPAMGLYGIAIAAAAMLSTTGMIVTLDSYGPITDNAGGIAEMAGLPSEIREVTDALDAVGNTTKAVTKGYAIGSAALGALALFADYRYKVNLEIGELALDNPVVLAGLLIGALLPFVFSAVTMQAVGKAAFAVINEVRRQFKEIPGIMESTSKPEYGKCVDIVTATAIREMALPGILAVATPLIVGYVLGPLALGGLLIGIIASGLLLALTMNNGGGAWDNAKKLIEDGFHGGKGSEAHKAAVVGDTVGDPFKDTAGPAINPLIKVVNVVAILFSSLFIGAGIF; encoded by the coding sequence ATGCAGGATATAATATACCTCGCCCCTCTGGCAGGTATCGTAAGTCTGGTATTTGCTGCATTTTTCGCAACCCGTATCCTCAAAGAAGGAACAGGTAACGAAAGAATGCAGGAAATTGCCACCGCGATACAGGAAGGGGCCATGGCATATCTGAACCGTCAATATAAAACAGTGGCTATAGTTGCTGTAATATTGGCTTTTCTGATATATGTATTGCTGGAAGAAAACAGTGGAAAAATTGCTATCGGATTCATAGTAGGAGCTATAAGTTCCGCTGCTGCAGGATATATTGGAATGAATGTATCTATAAGAGCAAATGTAAGAACAGCAAACGCTGCATCAGAAGGACTGAAAAAAGCTATGCAAGTCGCAGTTCATGGTGGTGCAGTATCAGGTTTTGCAGTAGTAGGTTTGGCTCTGCTTGGTACTAGTGTATTCTACATAATGTTCGGTGATGTGGATCAGATAATTGGATTTGCATTTGGTGCAAGTCTTATCAGTCTCTTCGCCAGGGTTGGTGGCGGTATATATACCAAAGCCGCTGATGTTGGAGCAGATCTTGTAGGTAAAGTTGAAGCAGGCATACCTGAAGATGATCCCCGAAACGCCGGCGTAATTGCCGATAATGTAGGAGATAATGTAGGAGATTGTGCTGGTATGGGAGCAGATCTGTTTGAGACATACGTAGTTACCGTAATTGCAGCTATGCTGCTTGGTACTCAGATTCTGCAAACCTATCCCAACGCAGTGATCTACCCATTAATTCTCGGTGCAGTAGCTGTTTTTGCATCCATCATATCAATTTTCTTCATACGCATAGGAAATGACAATAAGATAATGAAAGCGCTCTATAAGGGAGTGGCAGTATCTGCAATTCTTTGTCTTGTTGCATTCTATTTCGTAACAGACATGCTTATCGGTAACATCAACATCTATTATGCATCACTTGTAGGTGTTGTCATCATGGTACTGATGGTCCTCTTCACCGAATATTATACTTCAACAAGTTACAGACCGGTTAAAAAAGTAGCAGAAGCTTCTGAAACCGGTGCAGGTACAAATGTAATTTCGGGCCTGGCAATGGGACTTGAAAGTACTGCCCTACCCGTTTTAATAATAGTAGGTGGTATTTTGGGCTCCTTTTTTGTTGCCGGCGGGGCAGCAGACCCGGCAATGGGACTCTACGGAATAGCAATAGCAGCAGCAGCAATGCTTTCCACAACCGGAATGATTGTTACTCTGGATTCCTACGGCCCCATCACTGACAATGCCGGCGGTATTGCCGAAATGGCAGGACTACCTTCTGAAATACGAGAGGTTACAGATGCCCTGGATGCAGTTGGGAACACAACAAAAGCTGTAACAAAAGGATATGCCATTGGTTCAGCGGCTCTTGGTGCATTGGCTCTTTTTGCAGATTACAGATACAAAGTAAATCTGGAGATAGGAGAACTCGCTCTTGACAACCCGGTCGTTCTGGCAGGCCTGTTGATAGGTGCTCTTTTGCCGTTCGTATTCAGTGCAGTAACAATGCAGGCTGTCGGAAAAGCGGCTTTTGCAGTTATCAATGAAGTCAGACGTCAGTTCAAAGAGATTCCTGGCATAATGGAAAGTACTTCCAAACCCGAATATGGAAAATGTGTAGACATTGTTACGGCCACAGCCATTCGAGAAATGGCACTTCCAGGAATCCTTGCTGTAGCCACTCCATTGATTGTAGGTTACGTTCTTGGACCACTGGCTTTGGGAGGTCTTCTTATAGGAATCATCGCATCCGGATTACTCCTTGCATTAACAATGAATAATGGAGGAGGTGCATGGGATAATGCGAAAAAACTTATCGAAGACGGATTCCATGGTGGAAAAGGTTCCGAAGCTCACAAAGCAGCTGTTGTGGGAGATACCGTAGGAGATCCATTTAAGGACACGGCAGGACCTGCAATAAATCCATTAATAAAAGTAGTAAACGTAGTTGCAATCCTTTTCTCCTCCCTGTTTATCGGGGCAGGAATTTTCTGA
- a CDS encoding DUF134 domain-containing protein translates to MVRPRKKRMVGYRHRCRRFNPDDTNESMPVVDVGVDELESMRLNILEKLSQGEAAQKMGVHQSTFQRTLRMGLEKVTDALVNGKSIFLEGGEVNMPGGDGTGPDGTGPTGARGQGRRGGGNRPGRGAAAPQNCRCPSCGHLEPHQPGVPCSQAKCPECGSQMVRG, encoded by the coding sequence ATGGTGCGTCCCAGAAAAAAGAGGATGGTGGGATACCGTCACAGGTGTCGGCGTTTCAATCCCGATGACACGAACGAAAGTATGCCTGTTGTTGACGTGGGTGTAGATGAACTGGAATCCATGAGATTGAATATTTTGGAAAAATTATCTCAGGGAGAGGCAGCACAGAAAATGGGAGTCCATCAATCTACATTTCAAAGAACCCTTCGCATGGGTCTTGAAAAAGTTACGGATGCACTGGTCAATGGAAAAAGTATCTTTTTAGAAGGAGGTGAAGTCAATATGCCTGGAGGAGATGGCACAGGTCCAGATGGAACTGGTCCGACGGGGGCCAGAGGACAGGGTCGTAGAGGTGGTGGAAATCGCCCGGGCCGAGGAGCTGCAGCTCCGCAGAATTGCAGGTGTCCTTCATGTGGACATCTTGAACCACACCAGCCGGGTGTACCCTGCAGTCAGGCCAAATGTCCTGAATGCGGTTCCCAGATGGTGCGTGGTTGA
- a CDS encoding DUF5320 domain-containing protein, with amino-acid sequence MPGGDRTGPRGMGPMTGRGAGYCSGNEVAGWQNSLFVHNPARGRFQRFGGFSRGRGMGNYARRPLTQPVYESGTSPSLNFPSAKRELESLEKDKEWICQRIEQLKEQLTETGSLSED; translated from the coding sequence ATGCCAGGTGGAGATAGGACCGGTCCCAGGGGAATGGGGCCTATGACAGGAAGAGGTGCAGGTTACTGCAGTGGAAATGAAGTGGCCGGATGGCAGAATAGTTTATTTGTTCATAACCCTGCCAGAGGAAGATTCCAAAGGTTTGGTGGTTTTTCGCGAGGTAGAGGTATGGGAAATTATGCTCGAAGACCTCTCACACAACCCGTGTATGAATCCGGAACAAGTCCATCTTTAAATTTTCCATCTGCAAAAAGGGAACTTGAAAGTCTTGAGAAAGACAAGGAATGGATTTGTCAGCGCATAGAACAATTGAAAGAACAGCTTACAGAAACAGGATCATTATCTGAGGATTAA
- a CDS encoding radical SAM protein translates to MTKRKSRLIYGPILSRRLGRSLGIDVISNPSSRKNCNFDCIYCQLGSVAHKIQSVDDVVGCVSSAEIVEGIKHYHRNIEDIDYITFSGTCEPTLNPAMGKMIEGIRQISSVPICVITNSSLTGRDDVRQSLAKADLVVATLVSGYDKTFENINRPASGILLDDIIEGLASLSHMGTCRLSIEVMLVDSDKFGYNTSDSEISRLADILEYINPDEVEVLTITRPPAESSLKAVDEIRLKEIASYFDSRLGRRKVRLVLRGIRKGRSTIKHENIEEEVYDLILRRPCTTEQVITSLGLNRETLIPVLENMEYRGKIELVWEDKSWYYRVL, encoded by the coding sequence ATGACTAAACGCAAATCAAGGTTAATTTATGGACCAATCCTTTCAAGAAGATTGGGCAGATCATTGGGGATAGATGTCATAAGCAATCCTTCCAGTCGGAAAAACTGTAATTTTGATTGTATTTACTGTCAGCTGGGTTCTGTTGCACACAAGATTCAATCTGTAGATGATGTTGTTGGATGTGTCTCATCTGCTGAAATTGTTGAAGGGATAAAACATTATCATCGTAATATCGAAGATATTGACTACATTACCTTCTCGGGGACATGCGAACCGACACTTAATCCTGCAATGGGAAAAATGATCGAGGGTATCCGGCAGATATCTTCTGTACCCATATGTGTGATAACCAATTCTTCTCTTACGGGCAGGGATGATGTACGCCAAAGTCTTGCAAAGGCAGACCTTGTTGTTGCTACCCTGGTTTCAGGTTACGATAAGACCTTTGAAAATATAAACAGGCCTGCTTCCGGTATCCTGCTGGATGATATTATAGAAGGTCTTGCATCTCTTTCCCATATGGGCACTTGCAGGCTTTCCATAGAGGTCATGCTTGTTGACAGTGATAAATTTGGATACAACACATCGGATTCTGAAATATCTCGTCTTGCTGACATTCTGGAATATATCAATCCGGATGAAGTTGAAGTGCTTACAATTACCCGTCCGCCTGCTGAATCTTCCTTAAAGGCTGTCGATGAAATAAGATTGAAGGAAATTGCCAGTTATTTTGACAGCAGGCTTGGCAGGAGGAAGGTGCGTTTGGTACTGCGTGGTATCAGGAAGGGGCGCTCTACTATCAAGCATGAGAACATTGAAGAAGAGGTTTATGACTTAATCCTGCGTCGTCCCTGTACCACTGAGCAGGTGATTACCTCACTTGGCCTTAATAGGGAAACTCTTATTCCTGTTCTTGAGAATATGGAATATAGGGGGAAGATTGAGTTGGTCTGGGAAGACAAAAGCTGGTATTATAGAGTTTTGTGA
- the acs gene encoding acetate--CoA ligase codes for MKETIESSLAEERVFEPSADFKSRANMNDPDIYRKADEDLEGFWGDLAENIDWFEKWDQVLEWNPPHSNWFLNGKVNASYNCLDRHLSAKGDKPAIIWEGEMENTRTYTYNELFYSTCRFANALKELGVQKGDIVTIYLPMIPEAVIAMLACARIGAPHSVVFAGFSHEALAQRIENAGSKFVITCDGYYHKGKLIDQKEKTDMGVEKTEGVEHVLLVNHTATPVNFIEGRDVWWHDLEKQVDYQCPAEHMDSEDTLFLMYTSGTTGKPKGVVHSTGGYLVGTCITASWVFDLKDDDIYWCTADVGWITGHSYIAYGPLLNGATVLLYEGAPDYPEKGRFWDIIEKHGVTIFYTAPTAIRTFMKWGEHLPLKHDLSSLRLLGSVGEPINPRAWLWYYENIGGKRCPIVDTWWQTETGMIMITPLPGITPMKPGSAVRPFPGIEVSILDEEGNAVPEGHGGYLAIEKPWPSMIRTIHGDEERFIETYWSMWGKDTYMSGDGAHTDSDGYVWILGRLDDVIKVSGHRLGTMEIESSLVSHSDVAEAAVEGKEDEIKGEVIVGYVVLEADVPVSDELKEQLKGHVVDEIGPIARPAAIVFAEDLPKTRSGKIMRRVLRAITNNTDPGDVTTLQNPEVVEELKRKVHLSD; via the coding sequence ATGAAGGAAACAATAGAATCGTCACTTGCAGAGGAACGTGTTTTTGAACCATCTGCAGATTTCAAATCCCGGGCTAATATGAATGACCCGGACATTTACCGGAAAGCAGATGAGGACCTTGAAGGATTTTGGGGGGACCTTGCGGAAAATATTGACTGGTTTGAAAAATGGGATCAGGTACTTGAATGGAATCCACCTCACAGTAATTGGTTCCTGAATGGTAAGGTCAATGCATCATATAATTGCCTGGACAGACATCTTTCTGCCAAAGGGGATAAACCAGCCATTATATGGGAAGGGGAGATGGAGAATACTCGCACCTACACTTACAATGAACTATTTTATTCCACCTGCCGCTTTGCCAATGCATTAAAAGAATTGGGAGTTCAGAAAGGGGATATTGTTACGATATACCTGCCGATGATACCTGAAGCTGTGATTGCGATGCTTGCCTGTGCAAGGATTGGTGCCCCTCACAGTGTGGTATTTGCCGGCTTTTCCCATGAAGCACTTGCCCAACGTATTGAAAACGCGGGCAGCAAATTTGTCATTACATGTGATGGTTACTATCATAAAGGTAAATTAATAGACCAGAAAGAAAAAACCGATATGGGGGTGGAAAAAACAGAGGGAGTGGAACACGTCCTTTTAGTAAATCACACTGCAACCCCGGTAAATTTCATTGAGGGGCGGGATGTGTGGTGGCATGATCTTGAAAAACAGGTTGATTATCAGTGTCCTGCGGAACATATGGATTCTGAAGATACGCTTTTCCTCATGTATACCAGTGGAACCACAGGGAAACCCAAGGGTGTGGTTCATAGTACAGGCGGTTATCTTGTGGGTACCTGCATTACTGCCAGCTGGGTATTTGATCTGAAGGATGATGATATTTACTGGTGTACGGCAGACGTGGGGTGGATCACCGGTCATTCCTATATTGCATATGGTCCCCTTCTCAACGGTGCAACAGTGCTACTGTATGAAGGAGCTCCCGATTACCCCGAAAAGGGGCGGTTCTGGGATATTATTGAAAAACATGGTGTTACAATATTCTATACGGCACCTACCGCTATCAGGACATTTATGAAATGGGGCGAGCATCTGCCTCTAAAACATGACCTTTCTTCCCTTCGTTTGTTGGGTAGTGTCGGGGAACCTATCAACCCTAGGGCCTGGTTATGGTATTATGAGAATATCGGAGGTAAGCGGTGTCCTATAGTAGATACCTGGTGGCAGACAGAAACAGGTATGATAATGATCACACCCCTGCCAGGCATTACTCCGATGAAACCTGGTAGTGCTGTCCGTCCGTTCCCGGGAATCGAGGTATCCATTCTCGATGAAGAAGGAAATGCGGTTCCAGAAGGGCATGGGGGGTATCTTGCAATTGAAAAACCCTGGCCCAGCATGATACGTACCATTCACGGGGATGAGGAACGCTTCATTGAAACTTACTGGAGTATGTGGGGCAAAGATACCTATATGTCGGGGGATGGTGCCCATACTGACAGTGACGGTTATGTCTGGATTCTCGGAAGACTTGATGATGTGATCAAGGTTTCCGGTCACAGACTCGGTACTATGGAGATCGAAAGTTCCCTGGTGTCCCATTCGGATGTTGCAGAAGCTGCTGTTGAGGGGAAAGAGGATGAAATTAAGGGGGAGGTAATAGTTGGTTATGTTGTGCTTGAAGCCGATGTTCCTGTTAGTGATGAGCTGAAAGAGCAACTTAAGGGTCATGTTGTAGATGAGATTGGGCCGATAGCCCGCCCTGCGGCGATAGTTTTTGCAGAGGATCTGCCTAAGACCCGTAGTGGAAAGATTATGCGCCGGGTCCTGCGCGCAATAACGAATAATACTGATCCCGGGGATGTGACCACTTTGCAGAATCCTGAAGTGGTTGAAGAACTCAAAAGAAAAGTTCATCTATCAGATTAA
- the pyrF gene encoding orotidine-5'-phosphate decarboxylase, giving the protein MERNTGLIVAMDVTRMDRAVEIASEVAECVDAIKVGYPLVLSEGLSVISRLADYAPVIADFKVADIPNTDELICEQVFKAGACGVIVHGFTGEDSLKACIGVAQRYDGDIYVVSEMSHPGGSKYFQPIADEIASMAYEFGATGIVAPATRPERVKHLRSIIGDGLSIISPGVGAQGGKASDVIAAGANWIIVGRSIYNSENPKETAMELVTGIGI; this is encoded by the coding sequence ATGGAAAGGAATACTGGCCTTATAGTTGCAATGGATGTTACGCGTATGGATCGCGCCGTCGAGATTGCCAGCGAAGTTGCTGAATGTGTGGATGCCATAAAGGTGGGCTATCCGCTGGTGCTCTCAGAAGGTTTAAGTGTAATATCCCGGCTTGCCGATTACGCTCCTGTCATTGCTGACTTTAAGGTTGCCGACATTCCAAACACGGATGAACTTATCTGCGAGCAGGTATTCAAGGCAGGTGCCTGTGGTGTAATCGTGCATGGTTTTACAGGTGAGGATAGCCTGAAAGCCTGTATAGGTGTGGCCCAACGTTATGATGGGGATATTTATGTAGTCTCTGAAATGAGCCACCCGGGTGGTTCGAAATATTTCCAGCCGATAGCCGATGAAATTGCTTCAATGGCGTATGAATTCGGTGCTACAGGTATTGTCGCACCGGCTACCCGGCCAGAAAGGGTAAAGCACCTGCGTTCTATAATAGGTGATGGTCTTTCTATTATATCCCCTGGTGTAGGTGCACAGGGGGGTAAAGCCTCTGATGTGATTGCAGCAGGTGCGAACTGGATTATTGTAGGTCGAAGTATTTATAATTCAGAAAACCCCAAAGAAACAGCCATGGAACTTGTTACCGGGATTGGTATCTAA